The nucleotide sequence tccccctaggcacgcggggcccgcacctaggggaacccggcgaaccacaagccctcagcgggacctagcccgggttcccggacacTGACAATATGGACCCACCAACTTGTAACATTACCCTTGTACCCcgaggggttggactataaaacccgcCGGGAGCCTGCGATCATGGGCAACCGAACAAGAGAGAAAGCAGAAGACACATATGAGAGAAAAgcaagcaagcataggactagccacaaaacagcgacaccggagagaaggagcagcccaagccttggccagcttccttcctcctccatacagctccaggagcaacgttgtactatcgatcatccaactacactcggcagtactaggggtattatctctccggagagccccgaacctgggtatgtccagcgtcccgcgcccgctcatgcgaacctcgcctctggagtccataagcgccctcgagcctcctcctctctttagccatcccttggcatatgccgtgcgcccaccacgacaccaGCCGTAcgtgccgtcaggatgatgtcgtcgacatagagcagcaagtaggctGTGTCAGAGCCCTAatgatagacgaagagcgaggcgtctgagcgggtagagcggaacccaagctggtggagaaacgTCGCGATACGgtggtaccaagcgcgcggagcctgcttgagtccgtacaaggaccgcgaaagcaggcacacgtggtcgggaagcATCGGGTCCacaaacccggtgggctgctggcagaagacctgctcctcgaggtgaccatggaggaaggcgttggatacatccatctggtgcaccggccaagcacgggagaccaCAAGGTGGAGAACCATGCATATCATGCCGGGCTTGATGACCGGAGCGAAGGTGTAGGTGAAGTCGATGCCATCACGCTGTCGGAAGCCACGAACGACCCAGCGcgctttgtagcgatcaagggtaccatcaggacggagGTTGTGTTTAAAGACTCACTTCCCGATAATCACATTGGCGTGCGGGGGatggggaacaagctgccacgtccggttACGCAATAGGGCGTCAAATTCCTCTTGCATCGtagccatccagagcgggtcacgaagagcaGCTCGAATGGAGGACGGTAATGGCGATGGCTCAGATGTGGACGCCACATGGACGTAGTCATCCAGGcgtagcgcgagctcgggcgaaaaacgCCCGTACGGGCGCGGGTGACCGACCGGCCACAGGCGCCGGTGGGGCCGCGGGCGCCGAGGGGGCCGAGGGGGCCGTGGGCACCGGGGGAGCCGCGGGCGCCAACGTCGGGGGCGCCAGCGCCGCGGCTATAGGAGGCGCCACATGCGGGGGCGGGCCGAGAGAAGCACGTGACGCCCTGGgagaggcgtcgaggagcccgcgtcacttgtggcgggaggaacagccgggggtacctggtgaaacggaaacacatgctcatcaaagtaaacgtgtcgggaagtgaacacacggtgggagtTTGTGAGGAGCGGAGTTGGCAATGCTAGGATAACAAAGGCACCCGAAAATATGCAAGCCGTCATAAGATGGAGGCGTaccaaagagaagatggtgaggtgcatagttccaccgtgggcgacaagggcgaaggttaaggagaagAGAAGCAGTGGCGAGGGCGTCCGGCCAGAAACGAGGTGGCACATTAGCATGGAACAGGAGCGTGCGAACACAGTCATTCAGAGTGTGAAGGATGCGTTCGGCTGGACCGTTCTGCTGGGATGTATAcgggcatgtgagacgaaaaactgtgccgtggtgcgacagaaaagtgcggaaagcaaggttgtcgaactcttttccattgtcagtctgaagagcaaggatgggacgcccaaactgtgTGCTGACGTAGGAGTAAAAAACCGTCAAAGTGGGGAATGCATCCGACTTTCTGCacaaaggaaaagtccacacataatgagaataatcatgaaggataaccagataatataaatagctcgaattactaggaaccggagaggtccacacatcgctatgaatcaactgaaagggaaaagaagttatggtggtggagttattaaacgggaggcgaacatgtttgccgacacgacaggcatgacaggtgtgatcctctatcttatgacaactgaaactgaaactcctgagaatatgacgaagtgtgatGGGGTTAGGATGACCCaaacgagcgtgccagagatcgatgccggcggagagagcaaccgatgcggtggtggcagtggacggcgaatgcaccggatagaggtcgtcgaggctgtcacatcggtgaagtaccatcctggttcgagcgtccttgacacaaaatccaagctcgtcaaattcaacagtaatagGATTTTCACGAGTTAAACGACGTACGAAAATaaggttcttaataagatgaggtggcacaagtatgttagacaaagtaataggcatggaattagaaggaaaagaagtgtgcccgacatgtgtgatagggagtgtggaaccgtcgccgacaatgatgcggcggtcggtggtgacgggagtgaaggaggcaaaattaccaggatgagcaaacatgtgagccgtagccccagtgtccatgtaccaatcaacacctccggTGTAGTTGTTCGGTGTAGGAGCAGCATGCAGTGCGGGAAAGAGCACCCGGTCCCAGGGCGCCGGCGGCAGGGCCGGCGAGGGGCACGAAGACACCATGGGGAGGCTGTAGCCACCGCTCGGCAACGGCAATGGGTACTCTCCAGACGGTATAGGAAGCAGCCCTGGCTGCGACTGCGGTGCCAGATAGGCCGGATGGCCCGCCGGAAAAACCTGCTGGCCTGCTAACGACTCCCACCAGTACGCGGGAGCCCCGTATACGGGCGCGTCGCCCCGCGCAACAGCAAGGGGTCAACGGGCAGAGTCGGCACCGGCGGCGGGGTGACGACGGACTGGCCGGAGAGCACCGGCGGTGGGGCGGCGACGTACACCAGCGGGGGCAGCGGAGCCGAGCCGGGCGGCAAGTCGGGACGGCCAGCCGGGGCGATGCCGGACGTGCCATAGGTAGCGGCCGCTCCGTACGGCGCCGGCGGCGGGACGGCAGAGGCGGCGACAGACGGGCCGGTGGATGCCATCGGAGCTGGCGGTGCGGGCGATGCAAGCTATACAGAGAAAGCAGATCAGAAGCCGGCCAAGTGCAGGGCGCTCGAGGCTACGCGGCGGCGCAACTGGCGATACGTGCGGGGCTAGCGAGTAGCAACAGGCACGTAGCAGCGGGCGGACGCGTACTAGCGGGCGATACGCGGCGGCGCCGCAGGCGATACGCGCGGGGCGACGCGTAGCAGCGGGTGGACGCGGGCATCGAGCGCGTAGCGTAGGTGCGGCGCGGATGCAAAGACTTGGCGATGCGAGTAGCGCGGCGCTGGCGAGGGGAGTTGGCAGCTAGCGGGCGCGATGCGGGCAGGCGCGCTGGCGAGGGGAGTTGGCGGCtagcggggctcgggcgcgcgggagTTGGCGAGCGAGCTGGCGGCTAGCGGCGATGCGATCGGGCGGCGGCAGCTGAAGGAGCGCGCACGCGAGAGGGTAGCGGCGGCCGGCGCGGGTGATGCGCGAGCAGCGTCGGCGaatgggcggcggcggcagcggaaaactagggtttagaacctaaaaactgataccataTAGAATATGTGAATTACACGATACATTGCTCttgtgcataggcacgtatatatgatgtataaAGATGGGCCGCGAAccttaattattaaaaaaaactaggagACAGGCCTAATACACAATATACACATATACTCAACAATCAGATAGTGGGCTTCCTGCAGTGTGCCGAACTCACTACCTTTTCACTTTTTGATCCTTGACAATTTACTGTTTCATCATGGAAGTTGGTCGAGTCACTGGTCTTTCGAGAAAAAAGAAAAATTGAATCCGTGTTACTTCACGCACTAGACTACTGAAGACGAAAAAAAATACCAAGACAAATATCGATAGTGTAAAAATTGTTCGTTCCTCAATAGCCCAACAGTTCACTGTGAGCTTTTTAAGCATTTCTTGCCAGAGAGAACAACTTTTACATTGTTTCAGCCTAGCTAGGCTGTCTTGTGGACAGTATTTTAGGTTTTCTTGCATCTCGTTCATGTCTGGTCATGACACCACTTTTATCACTCCCAAGGTCACATCTGAACCCACACGCCGTCCAGTCAGTCTTTTGAGTGGTACTACTAATTGGTATTTTGAGTCATTCCACATCAGCTTGTAAGCCGTCCGGCCGACAGGACGTAGTGGTTTATCGTCGACATGGGCCCAACGGTGCAAAGCAGTCAAGATAATGTTATATACTGCATATTTATACTACACTCCCTAACTTTAATTAGGTGAGTGCATGTGCTGACTGTCGACCTTTTGTTGAAGTGTGAGTCTGCTAGATCTGGCCACCTACTACACACGGCTGTTCTATCATATCTGAGTACATAGATAGATGGATGCACACCCAGTCTCCATTAGCTCGCACTGATCATACTCCCAACAACTAAGCATTTCCACATCCACTCCTCCAAGCTCCAGCCATGCAGGTGGTGACGGGGGCCATGGGCGCCCTCATCCCCAAGCTATTCCAGCTCCTCAGCGAGGAGTACAACCTGCAGAAGGGTGTGAAGCAAGACGTTGAGTTCCTCACGAAGGAGCTTCCGAGCATGCACGAAGCACTCCGCAAGGTGGCGGATGTGCCGCGGCACCAGCTTGACAGGCAGGTGAAGATCTGGGCCGACGAGGTCAGGGAGCTGTCATACGTCATGGAGGATGTGGTTGACAGCTTCCTGGCAAGCGGCGAAGGCTCCGAGCCCGCCGCCAACTCGAATAAGCTCAAGGAGCTACTGAAGAAGATGGGGAACTTGCTCCCCAAGGGCAAGACTCGCCGTAAGATTGCGAAGAAGATTAAAGGCATCAGGCTCCAAGTCAGGGAGGTGGCCGATAGGCGTGACAGGTACGGGGTCAATGATGCGGTTGCTAATCTAGCTTCAGCCCCAACTACCGTTGACCCTCGCCTGGTGGCTCTGTTCAAAAAGGAGACAGAGCT is from Triticum aestivum cultivar Chinese Spring chromosome 3A, IWGSC CS RefSeq v2.1, whole genome shotgun sequence and encodes:
- the LOC123060202 gene encoding disease resistance protein PIK6-NP isoform X2 — its product is MQVVTGAMGALIPKLFQLLSEEYNLQKGVKQDVEFLTKELPSMHEALRKVADVPRHQLDRQVKIWADEVRELSYVMEDVVDSFLASGEGSEPAANSNKLKELLKKMGNLLPKGKTRRKIAKKIKGIRLQVREVADRRDRYGVNDAVANLASAPTTVDPRLVALFKKETELVGIDAARDEIIKKLMDGDGDVPEQQLKILSI